Proteins from a genomic interval of Rubinisphaera italica:
- a CDS encoding 50S ribosomal protein bL37, whose protein sequence is MAKTQRKLKKANHGKRPASAKARKAKRANLRLS, encoded by the coding sequence ATGGCAAAAACACAGCGAAAATTGAAAAAAGCAAATCATGGCAAGCGACCTGCCAGTGCTAAGGCACGCAAGGCAAAACGAGCAAACCTACGATTGTCTTAA
- a CDS encoding TolC family protein, which produces MNRLRGWKSLQLMLALLVPVSSGCQVGFPKYYFLGKPKPQLEQYRETGQEIDYPNVAQAHPPEIETTAPPRTVANSDAARDEIWDLGLQEAVHLSLANSDVIRSAGQFLSPNNSLLANPTQTASIYDPAIQDSGVLFGGVGTEAALADFDATLTSSLTYGRNETVQNNPFFGGAPGGVLEQETGAFNTALTKNFAYGANFSLAHEVNYSSSNAQGLLFPSTYTGNVQARYRQQLLSGSGADFVRVAGPLSDGFAGITGVSNGVLIARINADISITQFEANVRNLIKDVEDTYWDLYLAYRNFDTSVTARNTALDTWRVAKAKRDLGGVRGFTNSEEAQARDRYFETRAQAENSLGTLYVTEQRLRELLGLPVNDRKVIRPADDPIAARLQADWYQALALGLTERVEVRRQKWNIKSLELQLGAAKNLARPRLDLIAQYQVNGFGDHLLANSDLDKNGGDLNSFYGKIAEGEETGYTYGLEFSMPFGLRQAKSQVRNIELRLTKARKVLAAQELEVGHEIAVSFQQLETSYATAVSNFSRRSAALERVRMIGQELEVGSGSNTLDRYLRAQESLAAAENSYHQSLVDYNKAIVNMYFRQGTLLQQDNIHLMEGKWDPEAYRQAFARAKSRAHAIPAPHLRTVPEAFAADGHNDEVGFAAPEASQQPWNPEMGLEPYPEELPLPIDALNPQEAEAMDNLEVPPAPGEMKKESDKPNYFENDKSPQLIQPNPIEGQDVRMENKTPAIEQSVTSQKPVVPVLKETESFQATSVSQIPEASKKRGRVQLPEIMQTNGIKNALGHMDKEQSTIQNANMEWQSAPKAGKPSLPVGKTSMKMLSPENATRSQPSPFPEVEVKAPESSPSRMAHDLGKAIPAYK; this is translated from the coding sequence ATGAATCGACTTCGAGGCTGGAAGAGTCTCCAATTAATGTTGGCATTACTCGTGCCCGTCTCCTCAGGATGTCAGGTTGGCTTTCCCAAGTATTATTTTCTTGGGAAACCCAAACCTCAACTTGAACAGTATCGTGAAACGGGTCAGGAAATCGACTATCCGAATGTTGCCCAGGCACATCCTCCGGAAATCGAGACAACCGCTCCCCCACGTACGGTCGCCAATTCCGATGCGGCTCGCGATGAAATCTGGGATCTTGGCCTGCAGGAAGCAGTACATCTATCACTGGCCAACAGCGATGTCATTCGCTCTGCAGGACAGTTTCTTTCTCCCAATAATTCTTTACTGGCCAACCCGACACAGACCGCCAGTATTTACGACCCTGCGATTCAGGATTCCGGTGTGCTCTTCGGCGGTGTTGGTACCGAAGCGGCTCTCGCAGATTTCGACGCGACACTAACGAGTAGCTTGACTTACGGACGCAACGAAACAGTCCAGAACAATCCATTCTTCGGCGGTGCCCCTGGAGGAGTTCTTGAGCAGGAAACCGGAGCATTTAACACGGCATTGACAAAAAACTTCGCTTACGGTGCGAATTTCTCACTGGCTCATGAGGTGAATTATTCATCCTCAAATGCTCAGGGATTACTGTTTCCCTCGACCTATACGGGGAATGTGCAGGCTCGGTATCGTCAGCAATTGTTGTCGGGTTCTGGAGCCGACTTCGTGAGAGTTGCTGGTCCACTCAGCGATGGGTTTGCAGGGATTACCGGGGTTTCCAACGGGGTGTTAATTGCCCGTATCAATGCCGATATTTCGATCACACAATTTGAAGCCAACGTCAGAAATCTTATTAAGGACGTGGAAGACACGTATTGGGATTTGTATCTGGCGTATCGAAACTTCGATACATCCGTCACTGCTCGAAACACCGCATTGGATACCTGGCGTGTCGCCAAAGCGAAGCGAGACTTAGGGGGTGTGCGAGGATTTACGAACTCGGAAGAAGCTCAGGCTCGCGATCGTTATTTTGAAACTCGTGCCCAGGCAGAAAATTCACTGGGAACACTGTATGTTACCGAACAGCGACTGCGCGAACTTTTGGGATTGCCGGTGAATGATCGCAAGGTCATTCGTCCTGCAGATGATCCGATCGCTGCTCGTTTGCAAGCAGACTGGTATCAGGCATTGGCTCTCGGGTTGACGGAGCGAGTGGAAGTTCGACGTCAAAAATGGAATATCAAAAGCCTGGAACTTCAGTTAGGAGCCGCTAAAAATCTGGCTCGGCCACGGCTCGATTTGATTGCCCAGTATCAAGTGAATGGATTCGGAGATCACCTGCTTGCCAATAGCGACTTGGATAAGAACGGCGGAGACCTGAATTCGTTTTATGGTAAGATCGCCGAAGGTGAAGAAACTGGCTATACCTATGGACTTGAATTCAGTATGCCATTCGGATTACGACAGGCGAAATCGCAGGTCCGTAATATCGAACTGCGTCTGACGAAAGCCCGTAAAGTTCTTGCGGCTCAGGAACTGGAAGTCGGTCATGAAATTGCCGTCTCTTTCCAGCAACTCGAAACTTCGTATGCGACAGCAGTTTCAAACTTCAGCCGACGTAGTGCAGCACTCGAACGAGTTCGCATGATTGGTCAGGAACTCGAAGTCGGTTCGGGGTCGAATACACTTGACCGCTATCTTCGTGCCCAGGAATCTCTGGCGGCTGCTGAGAATTCCTATCATCAAAGTCTGGTTGATTACAACAAAGCGATCGTCAACATGTATTTCCGACAGGGAACCCTGCTGCAACAGGACAACATTCATCTGATGGAAGGCAAGTGGGATCCGGAGGCTTATCGGCAGGCCTTTGCCCGAGCCAAATCGCGTGCTCATGCGATCCCTGCACCGCACTTGCGAACCGTTCCTGAAGCCTTTGCCGCAGATGGACATAATGACGAAGTTGGTTTTGCGGCACCTGAAGCGAGTCAACAGCCGTGGAATCCGGAAATGGGACTGGAGCCGTATCCAGAAGAATTGCCATTACCAATTGATGCTTTGAATCCTCAGGAAGCCGAAGCGATGGACAATCTGGAAGTTCCTCCGGCTCCAGGGGAGATGAAAAAAGAATCCGATAAGCCGAATTATTTTGAGAATGACAAGTCGCCACAGTTAATTCAGCCCAATCCGATTGAAGGCCAGGATGTTCGTATGGAGAATAAGACTCCTGCAATAGAACAGAGTGTGACAAGTCAGAAGCCTGTGGTGCCTGTTTTGAAAGAAACGGAATCTTTCCAGGCAACATCAGTCAGTCAGATTCCCGAAGCTTCTAAGAAACGAGGCCGAGTGCAACTGCCGGAAATTATGCAGACCAATGGAATCAAGAATGCTCTGGGGCATATGGATAAAGAGCAATCGACCATTCAAAATGCGAATATGGAGTGGCAATCAGCTCCTAAAGCGGGAAAGCCATCGTTGCCTGTTGGTAAAACGTCGATGAAGATGTTGTCACCTGAAAATGCAACACGAAGCCAGCCTTCTCCATTTCCAGAGGTTGAAGTGAAAGCACCAGAATCATCGCCCTCTCGAATGGCTCACGATTTGGGCAAAGCGATCCCGGCGTATAAGTAG
- a CDS encoding ThuA domain-containing protein — translation MLLRYLILSLTIVALAQTGFAQTLVYDGTTPDKPGKHLVFLAGDHEYRSEESLPAMARILAKHHGFKCTVLFSVDQKTGEIAPGSSYMPGTEALDDADLMVIFLRFQDFPAEQMQPIVDYLDRAGPVVGMRTSTHAFKIPNDSEFVRFDYRSKDPDFKDGFGRQILGETWAGHYGQNHVMSTRLDLIPAQKSHPILKGVEHPWVHAGGYWTEPTPDSVVLANAQPLQGMTPDSPPAEGKLPCPGVWTRTYSNEAGKSGRVFTTTYGASEDILNEDFRRLMINACFWACGEEDEIKPNLNIEFVGPYNPTTFKFNGHRRGVLPSDLAGWESPIMPITKPVTE, via the coding sequence ATGCTTCTCCGTTATTTGATTCTGTCACTCACGATTGTCGCTCTCGCACAAACAGGATTTGCTCAAACTCTGGTTTACGATGGCACAACCCCAGACAAACCTGGAAAACATCTTGTGTTCCTGGCGGGCGATCATGAATATCGATCGGAAGAATCCCTGCCTGCAATGGCGCGAATTCTTGCCAAACATCATGGCTTCAAATGCACGGTGCTCTTTTCCGTCGATCAGAAAACTGGAGAAATCGCTCCGGGTTCCAGCTACATGCCTGGTACAGAAGCCCTCGACGATGCCGATCTGATGGTCATCTTTCTGCGGTTCCAGGACTTCCCTGCAGAGCAAATGCAGCCGATTGTCGATTACCTCGATCGGGCAGGGCCAGTTGTCGGAATGCGAACTTCAACGCACGCCTTTAAAATCCCGAACGATTCCGAGTTCGTACGTTTCGATTACCGCTCGAAGGACCCGGATTTCAAAGATGGCTTTGGACGGCAAATCCTCGGCGAGACCTGGGCTGGTCATTATGGGCAGAATCATGTCATGAGCACGCGACTGGATTTGATCCCGGCTCAAAAGTCGCATCCCATTTTGAAAGGAGTGGAACATCCCTGGGTCCACGCAGGGGGATACTGGACTGAGCCAACTCCGGACAGTGTCGTTCTGGCAAATGCTCAGCCATTGCAGGGCATGACGCCAGATTCCCCTCCTGCTGAGGGAAAACTCCCCTGCCCCGGTGTCTGGACGCGAACCTATTCCAATGAAGCGGGAAAATCAGGTCGTGTATTCACAACCACATACGGTGCCTCTGAAGATATCCTGAATGAGGATTTTCGCAGACTGATGATCAACGCCTGCTTCTGGGCCTGCGGCGAAGAAGATGAGATCAAACCGAATCTCAACATCGAATTTGTCGGCCCCTACAATCCGACAACATTCAAATTCAACGGTCATCGCCGCGGAGTTCTTCCGAGCGACCTAGCGGGATGGGAATCACCGATTATGCCGATCACGAAGCCTGTCACAGAGTGA
- a CDS encoding DUF1223 domain-containing protein produces MSKAVLSLAAITLLLCGLRAIRSEAENRLTAGERIDETSQHGFVVVELFTSQGCSSCPAADENLVRIQELAAEKNLPIYVLSMHVDYWNRLGWEDPFSQSVFSQRQRGYAQAFGSTRIYTPQMVVNGQTEFVGSDVTKSNEAIKNSLNSTQKEPLEISAKWNKSRDAITFRYNATANSKGKTLVLAIVQNRAGNRVDSGENRGRTLAHVNVVQKLETIKNIQITGQQTIRVPYNINNEPLELIAFVQDPSSQQIMAAKRTDL; encoded by the coding sequence ATGTCGAAAGCAGTGCTGTCTCTGGCGGCAATTACTTTGCTGCTGTGCGGATTGCGGGCGATCCGGAGTGAGGCGGAAAACAGACTGACGGCAGGAGAGAGAATTGACGAAACGTCACAACATGGATTCGTCGTCGTGGAATTGTTCACCTCGCAGGGATGCAGCAGTTGTCCAGCCGCTGACGAGAATCTCGTGCGAATTCAAGAACTGGCGGCTGAGAAAAATTTACCAATTTACGTACTTTCAATGCATGTCGATTACTGGAATCGCCTGGGATGGGAAGACCCTTTCAGCCAGTCGGTTTTTTCTCAACGTCAAAGAGGTTACGCGCAGGCATTCGGCTCGACCCGAATTTATACGCCTCAAATGGTTGTTAATGGTCAGACTGAATTCGTCGGTTCAGATGTCACCAAGTCAAACGAGGCGATCAAAAATTCTTTGAATAGTACCCAGAAAGAGCCTCTGGAAATTTCAGCTAAGTGGAATAAAAGTCGAGATGCGATAACCTTCCGCTATAATGCTACAGCAAATTCCAAAGGTAAGACTCTTGTGCTGGCAATCGTTCAAAATCGGGCAGGGAATCGGGTCGACTCCGGTGAAAATCGTGGTCGGACACTGGCTCACGTGAATGTCGTGCAGAAATTGGAAACGATTAAAAATATCCAGATTACTGGTCAGCAAACGATCCGAGTCCCCTACAATATTAACAATGAGCCACTGGAATTGATTGCATTTGTGCAAGATCCTTCCAGCCAACAGATCATGGCTGCAAAGCGTACTGATTTGTAG
- the msrA gene encoding peptide-methionine (S)-S-oxide reductase MsrA has protein sequence MSASESVELATFGGGCFWCTEAVFLELAGVKKVLPGYSGGKAETANYKAVCTGLTKHAEVIQIEFDPEKIAFSELLEVFWKTHDPTTPNQQGADIGPQYRSVVFYHSEDQKKVAEEYKKQLDKSGAFSKPLVTEISPFTKFYEAEDYHQNYFAENSFQPYCRAVIAPKIEKFRKNFAEKLKGERKNE, from the coding sequence ATGTCGGCTTCGGAATCTGTAGAATTAGCAACTTTTGGCGGTGGATGTTTCTGGTGTACAGAAGCAGTGTTTCTAGAGTTAGCAGGTGTGAAAAAAGTTCTGCCCGGATATTCGGGGGGCAAAGCAGAAACGGCAAACTACAAGGCTGTCTGTACCGGCCTGACAAAACATGCCGAAGTCATTCAGATCGAATTCGATCCTGAAAAAATTGCCTTCTCCGAACTCCTGGAAGTCTTCTGGAAAACTCACGATCCGACAACTCCGAATCAACAGGGAGCCGATATTGGTCCGCAGTATCGATCGGTCGTTTTCTATCACAGCGAAGACCAGAAGAAAGTTGCAGAAGAATATAAAAAGCAACTCGATAAATCGGGGGCTTTTTCCAAACCACTGGTCACCGAGATTTCTCCGTTTACTAAGTTCTACGAAGCTGAAGATTATCACCAGAATTACTTTGCTGAAAACTCGTTTCAGCCTTATTGCAGGGCTGTGATTGCTCCCAAAATTGAAAAATTCCGCAAGAATTTTGCTGAGAAATTGAAGGGGGAACGTAAAAATGAGTAA
- the msrB gene encoding peptide-methionine (R)-S-oxide reductase MsrB, with protein MSNSEEESVKVHKTDAEWKKQLTAEQYNIARKAGTERAFTGKYWDNKEEGIYNCVCCGTPLFDSSTKYDSGSGWPSYYQPIDEENVELNTDRSFFMTRTEAKCARCEAHLGHVFDDGPQPTGKRYCINSAALDFKPKESESKSS; from the coding sequence ATGAGTAATTCTGAAGAAGAGTCAGTCAAAGTTCATAAGACTGATGCGGAATGGAAGAAGCAGTTGACCGCGGAGCAATACAATATCGCCCGCAAAGCAGGCACAGAGAGAGCATTCACCGGAAAATATTGGGACAACAAAGAAGAGGGGATTTATAACTGCGTTTGTTGTGGCACGCCGCTATTTGATTCCAGCACAAAATATGATTCTGGATCGGGATGGCCCAGCTATTATCAGCCAATCGATGAAGAAAATGTGGAACTTAATACAGACCGCAGTTTCTTTATGACTCGAACAGAAGCCAAATGTGCCCGCTGCGAAGCTCACCTCGGGCATGTTTTTGATGATGGCCCCCAACCGACTGGAAAACGCTACTGTATCAATTCGGCTGCTCTGGATTTTAAACCCAAAGAAAGTGAGTCTAAATCAAGTTAG
- a CDS encoding lysophospholipid acyltransferase family protein, producing the protein MRIRSRFLEPIVAWIAVVTFKMLYATLRKEIHFSDEAVNPYVPVTNGTYTFCVWHDSLLTPLFLARQPATMALVGGHRDGTFLADSLKQLGIGTARGSTSSGGTAAVRFLMNEGKDSHLVLTPDGPRGPRREMKTGCAFLAAKTGKPVVPTAFLCKSYWSIGTGWTNLIIPKPFTRVIAVTSPALVIPESISKEELKEWTEKIQAEMERVDQHAQDLLKQKPSKNNIDSKA; encoded by the coding sequence TTGCGAATACGAAGTCGATTTCTGGAGCCGATTGTTGCATGGATTGCCGTTGTGACATTCAAAATGCTATATGCAACACTTCGCAAGGAAATCCATTTTTCCGATGAAGCCGTGAATCCTTATGTACCAGTGACGAACGGGACATACACTTTTTGTGTCTGGCACGATTCCCTGCTTACACCTTTATTCCTAGCCCGTCAACCAGCGACAATGGCGCTGGTGGGAGGACATCGGGATGGGACGTTTCTGGCGGACTCTCTCAAGCAACTTGGTATCGGCACGGCACGCGGCTCAACTTCTTCTGGAGGAACTGCTGCCGTCAGATTCCTGATGAACGAAGGTAAAGATTCTCATCTGGTCCTCACACCGGATGGTCCTCGCGGCCCGCGACGTGAGATGAAAACAGGCTGTGCATTTCTCGCAGCTAAAACCGGTAAGCCAGTCGTTCCGACTGCATTCCTTTGCAAAAGTTACTGGTCAATCGGTACCGGCTGGACAAATCTGATCATTCCGAAACCATTTACTCGCGTCATTGCTGTGACATCTCCAGCACTGGTCATTCCCGAGTCCATTTCCAAGGAAGAACTCAAAGAATGGACTGAGAAGATCCAAGCGGAAATGGAGCGAGTGGACCAACATGCCCAAGATCTGCTGAAGCAGAAACCTTCAAAAAATAATATCGACTCAAAAGCATGA
- the cydB gene encoding cytochrome d ubiquinol oxidase subunit II: protein MDWQLLWFVLLGILLAGYAILDGFDFGVGMLHPFAKGDEERRIVLNSIGPLWDGNEVWLVTFGGALFAAFPEAYATIFSGYYEALMLVLGCLIFRAISIEFRSKRPEAWWRSTWDSLFFMSSLTISFAFGLAVGSALIGIPLDDRGIFRGSILDQIGIYQILVGLLSVSMFLMHGAIFLVFKTRDDLQQRMIRWTRRGFVAFLTMYLVVTTATWLWIPRAVATFEHFPYAWIVVVLKFLAVANIPRCLKNHNYLQAFFSSCCVIAALVFLLGVALFPNLVTSSPVSENSLTIYHAASSEMTLKIMSLYALIGMPFVLGYTFMAYRTFRGAVKLDKHSY from the coding sequence ATGGACTGGCAACTTCTCTGGTTTGTTCTGCTCGGCATTCTTCTGGCCGGCTACGCAATTCTGGACGGTTTCGATTTTGGCGTCGGCATGCTCCATCCGTTTGCCAAAGGGGATGAAGAACGCCGTATCGTCCTCAATTCAATAGGCCCCCTTTGGGACGGAAATGAAGTCTGGCTGGTCACCTTTGGGGGAGCATTATTCGCCGCCTTTCCAGAAGCATACGCCACCATTTTCTCAGGCTACTATGAAGCCTTAATGCTGGTCCTGGGATGCCTGATCTTCCGTGCGATTTCCATCGAATTCCGTAGCAAGCGACCGGAAGCGTGGTGGCGTTCGACTTGGGATTCTCTTTTCTTTATGTCGAGTCTGACAATTTCTTTTGCGTTTGGTCTGGCAGTTGGAAGTGCTCTTATTGGGATTCCACTGGATGATCGTGGGATCTTCCGGGGCTCCATTCTCGATCAAATAGGCATCTACCAAATCCTCGTCGGCTTACTCTCTGTTTCAATGTTCCTGATGCACGGAGCAATCTTTTTGGTCTTCAAAACCCGAGACGATTTACAACAACGAATGATCCGCTGGACGCGACGCGGGTTCGTCGCCTTTTTAACGATGTATCTCGTAGTGACCACTGCAACATGGCTCTGGATCCCGCGGGCCGTCGCGACATTCGAACATTTTCCGTATGCGTGGATCGTGGTCGTTCTGAAATTTCTGGCAGTTGCCAACATTCCGCGATGTCTCAAAAACCATAATTATCTCCAGGCCTTTTTCTCATCGTGTTGCGTGATCGCTGCTCTGGTTTTTCTGCTGGGTGTCGCCCTGTTTCCGAATCTGGTCACCTCTTCACCGGTCAGCGAAAACAGCCTGACGATTTATCATGCTGCTTCCTCAGAAATGACATTAAAAATCATGAGCCTGTACGCCTTGATTGGCATGCCCTTTGTTCTGGGATATACATTTATGGCATATCGCACATTTCGCGGAGCCGTCAAATTGGATAAACACAGTTATTGA
- a CDS encoding cytochrome ubiquinol oxidase subunit I produces MDVLLLSRLQFAFTIMFHYLFPPLTIGLGIVLVFLEGRYLWTKEIIYEQAARFWTKIFGLNFALGVATGIVMEFEFGTNWAAYSRYVGDVFGSALAAEGIFAFFLESGFLGLLLFGWDRVGPKMHFFATLMVAIGGIFSSVWITIANSWQQTPVGHEIRDYVVNGKVYQRAEIVDFWAMVFNPSTMDRLIHVWLGAFILGAFFVMSISAWYLLKGRHLEFAKRSFTGGLLLATVSSLAQLLSGHSNARMVSEYQPAKLAAMEGIYETENSTGLYILGWPDDESETVKYGIEVPGMLSFLVHDDFKTPVPGFDQLEETWGRPPVWITFQAYHLMIGIGMTFIGSTLLACWLWWRGTLFDQRWLLWYFVFAVILAFVANEAGWVAAEVGRQPWIVYPSLVNGELTGGLRTSAGLSEAVRAEQVLGSIIFFGLIYFLLFVLWVTLLHQKISHGPEIDEVDENDEYPSMKKAFE; encoded by the coding sequence ATGGATGTCCTGCTGCTCTCACGACTGCAGTTTGCGTTTACCATCATGTTTCACTATCTGTTTCCGCCATTAACAATCGGGCTGGGAATCGTTCTCGTGTTTCTGGAAGGTCGCTATTTGTGGACGAAGGAAATCATCTATGAACAGGCCGCCCGTTTCTGGACGAAAATCTTCGGATTGAATTTCGCCTTAGGTGTCGCGACCGGCATTGTGATGGAGTTCGAATTCGGCACAAACTGGGCGGCTTATTCCCGCTACGTCGGCGATGTTTTCGGCTCGGCTCTGGCAGCTGAGGGAATCTTCGCGTTTTTCCTGGAATCAGGATTTCTCGGCCTGCTGCTGTTTGGCTGGGATCGCGTCGGCCCGAAAATGCATTTCTTTGCCACACTCATGGTCGCGATCGGCGGCATCTTTTCGTCTGTCTGGATTACGATTGCCAACTCCTGGCAGCAGACACCGGTCGGCCATGAAATTCGTGATTATGTCGTGAATGGCAAGGTCTATCAGCGGGCAGAAATTGTCGACTTCTGGGCGATGGTGTTTAATCCTTCCACAATGGACCGCCTGATCCACGTCTGGCTCGGCGCATTCATCCTGGGTGCCTTTTTTGTAATGAGCATCTCGGCATGGTATCTGTTAAAAGGCCGTCATCTCGAATTTGCCAAACGTTCATTTACTGGCGGACTTTTGCTCGCGACTGTTTCTTCATTGGCTCAATTACTATCAGGACATTCCAACGCAAGAATGGTCTCCGAATATCAACCCGCGAAACTGGCAGCGATGGAAGGCATCTACGAAACCGAAAACAGCACCGGCCTCTACATTCTCGGCTGGCCAGATGATGAATCTGAAACCGTGAAATACGGCATCGAAGTCCCCGGCATGCTCAGCTTTCTGGTCCACGACGATTTCAAAACCCCAGTACCAGGTTTCGACCAACTCGAAGAAACCTGGGGACGTCCTCCCGTGTGGATTACGTTTCAGGCGTATCATCTGATGATCGGCATCGGCATGACGTTTATCGGAAGTACCTTACTGGCCTGCTGGTTGTGGTGGCGGGGAACTCTGTTCGATCAACGCTGGCTGCTATGGTACTTTGTCTTCGCGGTGATCCTGGCTTTTGTCGCCAACGAAGCCGGATGGGTCGCCGCAGAGGTCGGAAGACAACCTTGGATCGTCTACCCCTCATTGGTCAACGGAGAATTGACAGGCGGCCTGCGTACTTCAGCCGGGCTTTCTGAAGCCGTCCGAGCCGAGCAGGTGTTGGGATCAATCATCTTCTTTGGCTTAATCTACTTTCTGCTCTTCGTACTGTGGGTCACACTATTACATCAAAAAATTTCCCATGGCCCCGAGATTGATGAAGTCGATGAGAACGACGAGTATCCGTCGATGAAAAAAGCCTTCGAGTAA
- a CDS encoding cold-shock protein, with product MAEGTITRLTDKGFGFIQTDSGKDIFFHMSNLEGVRYDDLQEGQQVSFEKGQGPKGPRAEHVRVV from the coding sequence ATGGCTGAAGGTACAATCACACGACTGACTGACAAAGGATTCGGATTTATCCAGACTGATTCAGGCAAGGATATTTTCTTCCACATGTCAAACCTGGAAGGTGTCCGCTACGACGACCTGCAGGAAGGTCAGCAAGTCTCCTTTGAAAAAGGTCAAGGTCCTAAAGGGCCACGAGCAGAGCACGTCCGCGTGGTCTAG
- a CDS encoding 3'-5' exonuclease: MSDIGWLIFDVEAVADGDLISKLKYPDQELSGDAAIARYRQELMEEKGSDFIAHTFMLPISVAIAKVTQDFHLDDIVVLDDPDYRPASITNLFWQGWRHYKRPTFVTFNGRGYDLPLMELSAYRFGLSLPDWFQVSGRSFDQARNRYNTSSHLDLMDMMSNFGASRLQGGLNVLANIIGKPGKTGIDGSQVQDMYDNGGVREINDYCMCDVLDTYFVFLRTRVLTGQLTLDEEHERVVETKNYLEKRAADCKAFEHYLSHWGDWQPPEKESTENKESV; encoded by the coding sequence ATGTCGGACATCGGCTGGCTGATTTTTGATGTCGAAGCCGTCGCCGATGGCGACCTGATCTCCAAGCTGAAATATCCCGATCAGGAACTCTCAGGCGATGCCGCGATCGCACGTTATCGTCAGGAATTGATGGAGGAAAAGGGGAGCGATTTTATTGCCCACACCTTCATGCTGCCAATCTCGGTCGCAATCGCTAAAGTCACTCAGGATTTCCATCTGGATGATATCGTCGTGCTGGATGATCCCGATTATCGCCCCGCTTCGATTACGAATCTTTTCTGGCAGGGATGGCGACACTATAAGCGCCCAACGTTTGTGACGTTCAACGGTCGGGGTTACGATCTTCCCTTAATGGAACTCTCCGCATATCGATTTGGGTTATCGCTGCCCGATTGGTTTCAGGTGAGTGGTCGCTCATTCGATCAGGCCCGCAATCGCTACAACACGAGCAGCCATCTCGATTTGATGGACATGATGTCCAATTTTGGAGCGAGTCGGCTACAGGGAGGACTGAATGTCCTGGCCAATATCATTGGGAAACCTGGAAAAACGGGAATTGATGGCTCCCAGGTTCAGGATATGTACGACAATGGCGGGGTTCGAGAAATCAACGATTACTGCATGTGCGATGTGCTCGACACCTATTTTGTGTTCCTGAGAACCCGCGTCCTCACCGGACAACTGACATTGGACGAAGAGCATGAGCGAGTTGTCGAAACAAAGAATTATCTGGAAAAACGAGCAGCTGACTGCAAAGCTTTTGAGCATTATCTGAGCCACTGGGGGGATTGGCAGCCGCCTGAGAAGGAGAGTACTGAAAATAAAGAGTCGGTTTAA